In Helianthus annuus cultivar XRQ/B chromosome 3, HanXRQr2.0-SUNRISE, whole genome shotgun sequence, a single window of DNA contains:
- the LOC110921673 gene encoding uncharacterized protein LOC110921673, which translates to MSVERSFEAWEEVQRHGLDLADRLTQGFTGLIQSHINPPSFNWPKSQPHKLFEVDFPANSFVTRDLGFGIENNAHVVSAVMDIGSRLGQAGVDFGANLNGVVKQFVKRLPVPFRHEDVVVLRSGDLGVNMQVHEDAGVVTKSGNVKGEMDEELVVGDGLKFARVSGKSQGVLNISSTFNSRTRDVESSLIAKGDFWRVEASRGGSTSANENPSLFLVQLGPLLFVRDSTLLLPLHLSKQHLLWYGYDRKNGMHSLCPAVWSKHRRWLLMSMVCLNPLACSFMDLQFPNGQLTYVAGEGLSTSAFLPVFGGLLQAQGQYPGEMRFSFSCKNNWGTRITPTVQWPERSFTMGFEQALAWKRSGLMVKPTVQLSLHPTFGGNNPGLKAEIVQSVNEEMNLIGGCSLTSHPSAFASVSLGRSKWNGNVGKSGIVLKVETPLGSVGRPSFSVQLNSGIEF; encoded by the exons ATGTCTGTTGAGAGATCATTTGAGGCATGGGAAGAGGTTCAACGTCACGGATTAGATCTAGCAGACAGATTAACACAAGGCTTTACAGGTTTAATCCAATCGCACATTAATCCTCCATCGTTTAATTGGCCAAAAAGTCAACCACACAAGCTGTTTGAGGTTGACTTTCCTGCTAATAGTTTTGTTACACGAGACCTAGGGTTTGGAATTGAGAACAATGCTCATGTGGTTTCTGCGGTTATGGATATTGGAAGTAGGTTAGGTCAGGCTGGGGTGGATTTTGGTGCCAATTTGAATGGTGTTGTGAAGCAGTTTGTTAAGCGGTTGCCGGTTCCGTTTCGACATGAGGATGTAGTGGTGTTGAGGAGTGGTGATTTGGGGGTTAATATGCAGGTTCATGAGGATGCTGGTGTGGTGACTAAAAGTGGAAACGTGAAAGGTGAGATGGATGAAGAGTTGGTTGTTGGAGATGGTTTGAAGTTTGCTCGGGTTTCGGGGAAATCGCAG GGAGTACTTAATATCTCATCAACGTTCAATAGTCGAACACGCGATGTGGAAAGCTCGTTGATTGCAAAGGGAGATTTCTGGAGAGTGGAAGCATCACGTGGCGGTTCCACGTCAGCAAATGAAAATCCTTCCCTTTTTCTCGTCCAGCTCGGACCGCTACTTTTTGTTCGCGATTCTACTCTTCTTCTGCCGCTTCATTTGTCcaaacaacatttgctttggtaTGGGTACGACAGAAAG aATGGGATGCATTCTCTTTGTCCAGCTGTGTGGTCAAAGCATAGAAGGTGGCTGTTGATGTCAATGGTTTGCCTTAATCCTTTAGCTTGT TCATTCATGGATTTGCAGTTCCCAAACGGTCAGCTGACTTATGTAGCTGGTGAAGGTTTATCGACCAGTGCTTTCTTACCTGTGTTTGGCGGTTTGCTTCAAGCTCAAGGTCAATATCCAGGAGAAATGAGGTTCAGTTTCTCTTGTAAG AATAATTGGGGAACACGAATCACACCAACGGTACAATGGCCCGAAAGATCTTTTACCATGGGTTTCGAACAAGCTTTAGCTTGGAAGAGATCTGGTCTCATGGTCAAACCAACAGTCCAACTCAG TTTACACCCAACATTTGGCGGGAACAATCCTGGACTGAAAGCCGAAATTGTTCAGTCAGTGAACGAGGAAATGAATCTGATTGGTGGTTGCTCATTAACATCACATCCGTCTGCATTTGCATCAGTATCT CTAGGTAGGTCAAAGTGGAATGGGAATGTTGGCAAATCTGGAATAGTTTTGAAAGTCGAAACGCCTCTTGGAAGTGTTGGTCGGCCTTCTTTTTCTGTTCAGTTAAATAGTGGCATCGAGTTTTGA